The following are encoded together in the Humulus lupulus chromosome 5, drHumLupu1.1, whole genome shotgun sequence genome:
- the LOC133777759 gene encoding protein IWS1 homolog 1 yields MAYEDDPYRDENGEPLMDYDDVPSDPDQTPEPNQHLLDDDILDDDGWHDRRERSQTPVHGTDASGSKSKPRKRLIKKSQVAREDVVASEFVDDEDGDIEAFIGDGLEGKRKKLGGSGKDKRHKGEKNFGNKAGSSSRLSKRGFSDKAAREQDGEVKELWDTIAGGDSEDDQEGVRTMDDDNFIDDTGVDAADRYGSDNERRSPRYAPEAEEVDEDEEIDQLFKMGKKRKKNEKSPAEIALLVENVMAELEVTAEEDAELNRQGKPAINKLKKLPLLTDVLSKKQLQQEFLDHGVLNLLRTWLEPLPDGSLPNINIRAAILKILNDIPIDLEQYDRREQLKKSGLGKVIMFLSKSDEETTSNRKLAKELVDKWSRPIFNKSTRFEDMRNVEDERVPYRRPMVKKPVNNSARMESRDGDMELDEFSRERKSGQSSSRQLTTRPEATPMDFVVRPQSKIDPDEIRARAKQGIQDQRRLKMNKKLQQLKAPKKKRLQATKISVEGRGMVKYL; encoded by the exons ATGGCTTACGAGGACGATCC GTACCGAGACGAAAATGGTGAGCCATTGATGGACTACGACGACGTTCCCTCCGATCCCGATCAAACCCCGGAGCCCAACCAGCACCTCCTAGATGACGATATTCTTGACGATGACGGTTGGCACGACAGGCGAGAGCGGTCGCAGACCCCGGTCCACGGCACGGATGCGTCCGGCTCGAAATCGAAGCCCAGAAAGAGGCTGATCAAGAAAAGCCAGGTCGCTAGGGAGGATGTTGTGGCGTCGGAATTTGTCGATGACGAGGATGGCGATATTGAGGCTTTTATTGGGGATGGGTTAGAGGGCAAGAGGAAGAAGCTTGGTGGGAGCGGGAAGGACAAGAGACATAAGGGGGAAAAGAACTTTGGGAACAAAGCTGGATCGAGTTCGCGGTTGTCGAAGAGGGGGTTCTCAGATAAGGCGGCGAGGGAACAGGATGGTGAGGTCAAGGAGCTGTGGGATACTATTGCTGGTGGTGATTCCGAG GATGATCAAGAGGGTGTCAGAACTATGGATGACGACAACTTTATAGATGACACTGGTGTAGATGCTGCTGACCGGTATGGTAGTGACAATGAGCGACGCTCTCCTCGTTATGCGCCTGAG GCGGAAGAGGTTGATGAAGATGAAGAAATTGATCAGCTTTTTAAGATGggtaagaaaagaaagaaaaatgaaaaaagtcCTGCAGAAATTGCACTGCTAGTTGAGAATGTCATGGCTGAGCTTGAGGTCACAGCTGAAGAGGATGCGGAACTTAACAGACAGGGAAAACCTGCCATTAATAAACTCAAGAAGTTGCCTCTGCTTACTGATGTTCTCTCAAA GAAACAGCTTCAACAGGAGTTCTTAGATCATGGAGTGTTAAATTTATTAAGGACCTGGCTTGAACCTCTTCCAGATGGAAGTTTGCCAAATATTAATATTCGTGCAGCAATTTTGAAGATTTTGAATGAT ATTCCAATCGATCTGGAACAGTATGATAGAAGAGAGCAACTGAAGAAGAGTGGTCTGGGAAAG GTCATTATGTTTTTGTCCAAATCTGATGAAGAAACCACATCAAACAGAAAGCTTGCAAAGGAATTAGTTGATAAATGG AGTCGAccaatatttaataaaagtacgAGGTTCGAGGACATGAGAAATGTTGAGGATGAGAGAGTTCCATACCGAAGGCCTATGGTCAAAAA GCCAGTGAATAACTCAGCCAGAATGGAATCTAGAGATGGTGATATGGAATTAGATGAATTTTCTAG GGAGCGCAAATCTGGTCAATCATCATCTAGACAACTCACTACAAGGCCAGAAGCAACTCCAATGGATTTTGTTGTACGCCCACAGTCTAAGATTGATCCAGACGAAATTAGAGCCCGTGCTAAACAAGGAATACAGGACCAGCGCCGGTTGAAG ATGAATAAAAAGTTGCAGCAACTAAAGGCACCGAAGAAGAAGCGGCTTCAAGCCACAAAAATTAGTGTGGAGGGTCGTGGTATGGTGAAGTACTTGTAA